The following proteins are encoded in a genomic region of Micropterus dolomieu isolate WLL.071019.BEF.003 ecotype Adirondacks linkage group LG04, ASM2129224v1, whole genome shotgun sequence:
- the hemgn gene encoding vegetative cell wall protein gp1 isoform X5 has protein sequence METVPFSQSFKDDRMTTWRFLRHSGIRRRLRDRDLLRKRKAEAEEKETNQWVFGVESQRKRARAEDKTGSKKRGRPRKTEPTSELSVIQEKQAVPQEAPAVMVVPEPAEAFPEQTSGSLSPFLALESQAASVLAAPAPLPVFGSVQSPVFAPTMTSPAPVNPTPAFFSPAVPAPSPTKVLDTAPIPVQDSAPAPDAVQIPFLIQAPVPAAATTPPSAPPQVETLYKESQEREAQDLVLIEDLGPDEEVDKRADEDLSETPSINIPEQNKMFSIPTMSSPPPPQEYLPGNSF, from the exons GTGGGATCCGTCGCCGATTGCGGGACAGGGATCTCCTAAGGAAGAGAAAGGCTGAAGcagaagagaaggaaacaaACCAGTGGGTTTTTGG GGTGGAGAGCCAGAGGAAAAGAGCAAGGGCTGAGGACAAGACCGGCTCAAAGAAGAGAGGGAGACCCAGGAAGACTGAACCCACCTCAGAGTTATCTGTCATTCAGGAAAAGCAAGCAGTGCCTCAGGAAGCTCCTGCAGTAATGGTGGTGCCTGAACCCGCTGAGGCCTTCCCAGAGCAAACATCAGGCTCTCTATCCCCCTTTCTTGCTTTAGAATCACAAGCAGCATCTGTCCTCGCTGCCCCTGCTCCTCTGCCAGTGTTTGGATCTGTCCAAAGCCCTGTCTTTGCTCCTACCATGACTTCTCCAGCTCCAGTTAACCCAACTCCAGCCTTTTTTTCACCCGCAGTTCCTGCTCCCTCTCCCACCAAAGTTCTAGACACGGCTCCAATTCCTGTCCAAGATTCGGCTCCAGCGCCAGATGCTGTTCAAATCCCATTCCTGATCCAAGCCCCTGTTCCAGCTGCAGCCACGACTCCTCCTTCAGCTCCTCCTCAGGTGGAGACCCTCTACAAGGAGTCACAAGAAAGGGAGGCCCAAGACCTGGTCCTGATTGAGGACTTAGGCCCAGATGAGGAGGTAGACAAAAGAGCTGATGAAG ATTTGAGTGAGACACCGTCGATCAACATacctgaacaaaacaaaatgttctcaATTCCCACCATGTCCTCGCCGCCTCCTCCACAAGAATATCTCCCAGGAAATTCATTCTAA
- the hemgn gene encoding vegetative cell wall protein gp1 isoform X2 yields the protein MIRPKLQELFQHYGLRMEETLQQEKQESEYKNPNEDQGGIRRRLRDRDLLRKRKAEAEEKETNQWVFGVESQRKRARAEDKTGSKKRGRPRKTEPTSELSVIQEKQAVPQEAPAVMVVPEPAEAFPEQTSGSLSPFLALESQAASVLAAPAPLPVFGSVQSPVFAPTMTSPAPVNPTPAFFSPAVPAPSPTKVLDTAPIPVQDSAPAPDAVQIPFLIQAPVPAAATTPPSAPPQVETLYKESQEREAQDLVLIEDLGPDEEVDKRADEDLSETPSINIPEQNKMFSIPTMSSPPPPQEYLPGNSF from the exons ATGATAAGACCAAAGCTGCAAGAACTCTTCCAGCACTATG GACTCAGAATGGAGGAGACGTTGCAGCAAGAGAAACAAGAGTCGGAATATAAAAATCCAAATGAGGACCAAG GTGGGATCCGTCGCCGATTGCGGGACAGGGATCTCCTAAGGAAGAGAAAGGCTGAAGcagaagagaaggaaacaaACCAGTGGGTTTTTGG GGTGGAGAGCCAGAGGAAAAGAGCAAGGGCTGAGGACAAGACCGGCTCAAAGAAGAGAGGGAGACCCAGGAAGACTGAACCCACCTCAGAGTTATCTGTCATTCAGGAAAAGCAAGCAGTGCCTCAGGAAGCTCCTGCAGTAATGGTGGTGCCTGAACCCGCTGAGGCCTTCCCAGAGCAAACATCAGGCTCTCTATCCCCCTTTCTTGCTTTAGAATCACAAGCAGCATCTGTCCTCGCTGCCCCTGCTCCTCTGCCAGTGTTTGGATCTGTCCAAAGCCCTGTCTTTGCTCCTACCATGACTTCTCCAGCTCCAGTTAACCCAACTCCAGCCTTTTTTTCACCCGCAGTTCCTGCTCCCTCTCCCACCAAAGTTCTAGACACGGCTCCAATTCCTGTCCAAGATTCGGCTCCAGCGCCAGATGCTGTTCAAATCCCATTCCTGATCCAAGCCCCTGTTCCAGCTGCAGCCACGACTCCTCCTTCAGCTCCTCCTCAGGTGGAGACCCTCTACAAGGAGTCACAAGAAAGGGAGGCCCAAGACCTGGTCCTGATTGAGGACTTAGGCCCAGATGAGGAGGTAGACAAAAGAGCTGATGAAG ATTTGAGTGAGACACCGTCGATCAACATacctgaacaaaacaaaatgttctcaATTCCCACCATGTCCTCGCCGCCTCCTCCACAAGAATATCTCCCAGGAAATTCATTCTAA
- the hemgn gene encoding vegetative cell wall protein gp1 isoform X4: MYKAGLRMEETLQQEKQESEYKNPNEDQGGIRRRLRDRDLLRKRKAEAEEKETNQWVFGVESQRKRARAEDKTGSKKRGRPRKTEPTSELSVIQEKQAVPQEAPAVMVVPEPAEAFPEQTSGSLSPFLALESQAASVLAAPAPLPVFGSVQSPVFAPTMTSPAPVNPTPAFFSPAVPAPSPTKVLDTAPIPVQDSAPAPDAVQIPFLIQAPVPAAATTPPSAPPQVETLYKESQEREAQDLVLIEDLGPDEEVDKRADEDLSETPSINIPEQNKMFSIPTMSSPPPPQEYLPGNSF; this comes from the exons CAGGACTCAGAATGGAGGAGACGTTGCAGCAAGAGAAACAAGAGTCGGAATATAAAAATCCAAATGAGGACCAAG GTGGGATCCGTCGCCGATTGCGGGACAGGGATCTCCTAAGGAAGAGAAAGGCTGAAGcagaagagaaggaaacaaACCAGTGGGTTTTTGG GGTGGAGAGCCAGAGGAAAAGAGCAAGGGCTGAGGACAAGACCGGCTCAAAGAAGAGAGGGAGACCCAGGAAGACTGAACCCACCTCAGAGTTATCTGTCATTCAGGAAAAGCAAGCAGTGCCTCAGGAAGCTCCTGCAGTAATGGTGGTGCCTGAACCCGCTGAGGCCTTCCCAGAGCAAACATCAGGCTCTCTATCCCCCTTTCTTGCTTTAGAATCACAAGCAGCATCTGTCCTCGCTGCCCCTGCTCCTCTGCCAGTGTTTGGATCTGTCCAAAGCCCTGTCTTTGCTCCTACCATGACTTCTCCAGCTCCAGTTAACCCAACTCCAGCCTTTTTTTCACCCGCAGTTCCTGCTCCCTCTCCCACCAAAGTTCTAGACACGGCTCCAATTCCTGTCCAAGATTCGGCTCCAGCGCCAGATGCTGTTCAAATCCCATTCCTGATCCAAGCCCCTGTTCCAGCTGCAGCCACGACTCCTCCTTCAGCTCCTCCTCAGGTGGAGACCCTCTACAAGGAGTCACAAGAAAGGGAGGCCCAAGACCTGGTCCTGATTGAGGACTTAGGCCCAGATGAGGAGGTAGACAAAAGAGCTGATGAAG ATTTGAGTGAGACACCGTCGATCAACATacctgaacaaaacaaaatgttctcaATTCCCACCATGTCCTCGCCGCCTCCTCCACAAGAATATCTCCCAGGAAATTCATTCTAA
- the hemgn gene encoding vegetative cell wall protein gp1 isoform X6, which yields METVPFSQSFKDDRMTTWRFLRHSGIRRRLRDRDLLRKRKAEAEEKETNQVESQRKRARAEDKTGSKKRGRPRKTEPTSELSVIQEKQAVPQEAPAVMVVPEPAEAFPEQTSGSLSPFLALESQAASVLAAPAPLPVFGSVQSPVFAPTMTSPAPVNPTPAFFSPAVPAPSPTKVLDTAPIPVQDSAPAPDAVQIPFLIQAPVPAAATTPPSAPPQVETLYKESQEREAQDLVLIEDLGPDEEVDKRADEDLSETPSINIPEQNKMFSIPTMSSPPPPQEYLPGNSF from the exons GTGGGATCCGTCGCCGATTGCGGGACAGGGATCTCCTAAGGAAGAGAAAGGCTGAAGcagaagagaaggaaacaaACCA GGTGGAGAGCCAGAGGAAAAGAGCAAGGGCTGAGGACAAGACCGGCTCAAAGAAGAGAGGGAGACCCAGGAAGACTGAACCCACCTCAGAGTTATCTGTCATTCAGGAAAAGCAAGCAGTGCCTCAGGAAGCTCCTGCAGTAATGGTGGTGCCTGAACCCGCTGAGGCCTTCCCAGAGCAAACATCAGGCTCTCTATCCCCCTTTCTTGCTTTAGAATCACAAGCAGCATCTGTCCTCGCTGCCCCTGCTCCTCTGCCAGTGTTTGGATCTGTCCAAAGCCCTGTCTTTGCTCCTACCATGACTTCTCCAGCTCCAGTTAACCCAACTCCAGCCTTTTTTTCACCCGCAGTTCCTGCTCCCTCTCCCACCAAAGTTCTAGACACGGCTCCAATTCCTGTCCAAGATTCGGCTCCAGCGCCAGATGCTGTTCAAATCCCATTCCTGATCCAAGCCCCTGTTCCAGCTGCAGCCACGACTCCTCCTTCAGCTCCTCCTCAGGTGGAGACCCTCTACAAGGAGTCACAAGAAAGGGAGGCCCAAGACCTGGTCCTGATTGAGGACTTAGGCCCAGATGAGGAGGTAGACAAAAGAGCTGATGAAG ATTTGAGTGAGACACCGTCGATCAACATacctgaacaaaacaaaatgttctcaATTCCCACCATGTCCTCGCCGCCTCCTCCACAAGAATATCTCCCAGGAAATTCATTCTAA
- the hemgn gene encoding vegetative cell wall protein gp1 isoform X3: MIRPKLQELFQHYAGLRMEETLQQEKQESEYKNPNEDQGGIRRRLRDRDLLRKRKAEAEEKETNQVESQRKRARAEDKTGSKKRGRPRKTEPTSELSVIQEKQAVPQEAPAVMVVPEPAEAFPEQTSGSLSPFLALESQAASVLAAPAPLPVFGSVQSPVFAPTMTSPAPVNPTPAFFSPAVPAPSPTKVLDTAPIPVQDSAPAPDAVQIPFLIQAPVPAAATTPPSAPPQVETLYKESQEREAQDLVLIEDLGPDEEVDKRADEDLSETPSINIPEQNKMFSIPTMSSPPPPQEYLPGNSF, from the exons ATGATAAGACCAAAGCTGCAAGAACTCTTCCAGCACTATG CAGGACTCAGAATGGAGGAGACGTTGCAGCAAGAGAAACAAGAGTCGGAATATAAAAATCCAAATGAGGACCAAG GTGGGATCCGTCGCCGATTGCGGGACAGGGATCTCCTAAGGAAGAGAAAGGCTGAAGcagaagagaaggaaacaaACCA GGTGGAGAGCCAGAGGAAAAGAGCAAGGGCTGAGGACAAGACCGGCTCAAAGAAGAGAGGGAGACCCAGGAAGACTGAACCCACCTCAGAGTTATCTGTCATTCAGGAAAAGCAAGCAGTGCCTCAGGAAGCTCCTGCAGTAATGGTGGTGCCTGAACCCGCTGAGGCCTTCCCAGAGCAAACATCAGGCTCTCTATCCCCCTTTCTTGCTTTAGAATCACAAGCAGCATCTGTCCTCGCTGCCCCTGCTCCTCTGCCAGTGTTTGGATCTGTCCAAAGCCCTGTCTTTGCTCCTACCATGACTTCTCCAGCTCCAGTTAACCCAACTCCAGCCTTTTTTTCACCCGCAGTTCCTGCTCCCTCTCCCACCAAAGTTCTAGACACGGCTCCAATTCCTGTCCAAGATTCGGCTCCAGCGCCAGATGCTGTTCAAATCCCATTCCTGATCCAAGCCCCTGTTCCAGCTGCAGCCACGACTCCTCCTTCAGCTCCTCCTCAGGTGGAGACCCTCTACAAGGAGTCACAAGAAAGGGAGGCCCAAGACCTGGTCCTGATTGAGGACTTAGGCCCAGATGAGGAGGTAGACAAAAGAGCTGATGAAG ATTTGAGTGAGACACCGTCGATCAACATacctgaacaaaacaaaatgttctcaATTCCCACCATGTCCTCGCCGCCTCCTCCACAAGAATATCTCCCAGGAAATTCATTCTAA
- the hemgn gene encoding vegetative cell wall protein gp1 isoform X1 translates to MIRPKLQELFQHYAGLRMEETLQQEKQESEYKNPNEDQGGIRRRLRDRDLLRKRKAEAEEKETNQWVFGVESQRKRARAEDKTGSKKRGRPRKTEPTSELSVIQEKQAVPQEAPAVMVVPEPAEAFPEQTSGSLSPFLALESQAASVLAAPAPLPVFGSVQSPVFAPTMTSPAPVNPTPAFFSPAVPAPSPTKVLDTAPIPVQDSAPAPDAVQIPFLIQAPVPAAATTPPSAPPQVETLYKESQEREAQDLVLIEDLGPDEEVDKRADEDLSETPSINIPEQNKMFSIPTMSSPPPPQEYLPGNSF, encoded by the exons ATGATAAGACCAAAGCTGCAAGAACTCTTCCAGCACTATG CAGGACTCAGAATGGAGGAGACGTTGCAGCAAGAGAAACAAGAGTCGGAATATAAAAATCCAAATGAGGACCAAG GTGGGATCCGTCGCCGATTGCGGGACAGGGATCTCCTAAGGAAGAGAAAGGCTGAAGcagaagagaaggaaacaaACCAGTGGGTTTTTGG GGTGGAGAGCCAGAGGAAAAGAGCAAGGGCTGAGGACAAGACCGGCTCAAAGAAGAGAGGGAGACCCAGGAAGACTGAACCCACCTCAGAGTTATCTGTCATTCAGGAAAAGCAAGCAGTGCCTCAGGAAGCTCCTGCAGTAATGGTGGTGCCTGAACCCGCTGAGGCCTTCCCAGAGCAAACATCAGGCTCTCTATCCCCCTTTCTTGCTTTAGAATCACAAGCAGCATCTGTCCTCGCTGCCCCTGCTCCTCTGCCAGTGTTTGGATCTGTCCAAAGCCCTGTCTTTGCTCCTACCATGACTTCTCCAGCTCCAGTTAACCCAACTCCAGCCTTTTTTTCACCCGCAGTTCCTGCTCCCTCTCCCACCAAAGTTCTAGACACGGCTCCAATTCCTGTCCAAGATTCGGCTCCAGCGCCAGATGCTGTTCAAATCCCATTCCTGATCCAAGCCCCTGTTCCAGCTGCAGCCACGACTCCTCCTTCAGCTCCTCCTCAGGTGGAGACCCTCTACAAGGAGTCACAAGAAAGGGAGGCCCAAGACCTGGTCCTGATTGAGGACTTAGGCCCAGATGAGGAGGTAGACAAAAGAGCTGATGAAG ATTTGAGTGAGACACCGTCGATCAACATacctgaacaaaacaaaatgttctcaATTCCCACCATGTCCTCGCCGCCTCCTCCACAAGAATATCTCCCAGGAAATTCATTCTAA
- the trmo gene encoding tRNA (adenine(37)-N6)-methyltransferase, whose protein sequence is MSPLCGCCGEYIHKLTQQVSVMRKEIKNLRQMLDSAVRAHRKHMTSIQSAVSKMALREPDHKKDQPQPPPSPAPSQAALEQGNIQTVPIGHISSCFSMKNGTPRQPTICGPSRAELRIQQSVFNNPEHALMGLEHYSHVWIIFLFHKNGHLSYKAKVKPPRLDGQRVGVYATRSPHRPNALGLTLAKLDKIIGDTLHLSDIDMISGTPVLDIKPYIPEYDSPHARMGMDSEPCDLNTDQPQATTLSLNDRTDILNIHKTSETDDQSGDVGSLLSRDIFEAGVPVTDSPIVSAQSSHFTNLHNVLEEVKACVTQGDLCQLSCEREDQLSDSPKTKPPESTVDHPCYGEEAYSTIAGWIREPAVGGLEVRFTVHAKRELAEFLPTHLSGPSESDRPRFKFLRSPEEAAAAIRGVLSADPRSVYRRTRCRDRLFFFTLDTADITCWFGRGFAEVLQVRPVEQHTASM, encoded by the exons ATGAGTCCTCTGTGTGGCTGCTGCGGCGAGTACATTCATAAACTGACCCAGCAGGTTTCTGTGATGAGAAAAGAAATCAAGAACCTGAG GCAGATGTTGGACAGTGCAGTCAGAGCTCATCGCAAACATATGACATCCATTCAGTCCGCTGTGTCAAAGATGGCACTCCGTGAACCTGACCATAAAAAAGACCAGCCACAACCACCGCCTTCACCAGCACCATCACAGGCTGCATTAGAGCAAG GAAACATCCAGACAGTCCCGATTGGTCACATCAGTTCCTGTTTCTCTATGAAGAATGGGACGCCCAGACAGCCCACCATCTGTGGCCCTTCAAGGGCAGAACTGCGCATCCAGCAGAGTGTCTTCAATAACCCTGAGCACGCTCTGATGGGCCTGGAGCACTACTCCCACGTCTG GAtcatctttctctttcacaAAAACGGGCACCTGAGTTACAAAGCCAAAGTCAAGCCTCCTCGACTCGACGGTCAGAGAGTTGGTGTGTACGCGACACGCAGTCCGCACCGACCAAATGCCTTGGGCTTAACTCTAGCTAAACTTGATAAAATTATAG GTGATACGCTACATCTGTCAGACATTGACATGATTTCTGGCACCCCAGTCCTGGACATCAAACCTTACATCCCAGAGTACGACTCCCCCCACGCCAGGATGGGCATGGACTCGGAGCCTTGTGATTTAAACACAGACCAACCACAGGCAACTACTTTGTCGCTAAATGACAGAACAGATATATTAAACATTCATAAAACCTCAGAAACAGATGATCAGTCAGGTGACGTGGGGAGTCTTCTCTCAAGAGACATTTTTGAAGCTGGTGTTCCAGTCACAGATTCACCTATAGTCAGTGCTCAGTCTTCCCACTTTACAAACCTACACAATGTGCTGGAGGAGGTTAAGGCCTGTGTGACGCAAGGTGACCTTTGCCAGCTAAGCTGTGAAAGAGAGGATCAACTTTCAGACTCTCCCAAAACCAAACCACCAGAGTCGACAGTGGACCACCCTTGCTATGGAGAGGAAGCTTATAGCACCATTGCTGGCTGGATCAGAGAGCCTGCTGTTGGCGGTCTGGAGGTACGCTTCACCGTTCATGCTAAGAGGGAGTTAGCAGAATTCCTTCCCACACACCTGTCAG GACCATCTGAAAGTGACAGACCCAGGTTCAAGTTTCTGCGCAGTCCAGAGGAGGCTGCTGCCGCCATCAGAGGAGTGCTGTCAGCAGACCCAAGGTCAGTCTACAGGAGGACACGTTGCAGAGACAGACTCTTCTTCTTTACCCTGGACACAGCTGACATCACCTGCTGGTTTGGACGAGGCTTTGCTGAGGTGCTGCAGGTCCGTCCTGTCGAGCAACACACTGCCTCAATGTGA